A single region of the Eulemur rufifrons isolate Redbay chromosome 8, OSU_ERuf_1, whole genome shotgun sequence genome encodes:
- the COL9A2 gene encoding collagen alpha-2(IX) chain, protein MASAAAPRSLLVLLQVLGLALAQIRGPPGERGPPGPPGPPGVPGSDGIDGDKGPPGKAGPPGVKGEPGKAGPDGPDGKPGIDGLPGAKGEPGAIGTPGTKGQPGLPGPPGLPGPGFAGPPGPPGPVGLPGEIGITGPKGDPGPEGPAGPPGPPGKPGRPGTIQGLEGSADFLCPTNCPAGAKGPPGLQGVKGHPGKRGALGDPGRQGKPGPKGDVGASGEQGIPGPPGPQGIRGYPGMAGPKGEMGPPGYKGMVGSIGAVGPPGEEGPRGPPGRAGEKGDVGSQGVRGLQGIPGPKGATGPPGIDGKDGTPGTPGMKGSAGQAGRPGSPGHQGLAGVPGQPGTKGSPGDQGDPGRQGLPGISGPPGKEGEPGPPGETGPPGIMGQKGDQGERGPVGQPGPQGQQGPKGEQGPPGIPGPQGLPGIKGDKGSPGKTGPRGGVGDPGVAGLPGEKGEKGESGEPGPKGQQGVRGEPGYPGPSGDAGAPGVQGYPGLPGPRGLAGDRGLPGQPGRQGLAGRDASDQHIVDVVLKMMQEQLAEVAVSAKREALGAAGMVGPPGPPGPPGYPGKQGPHGHPGPRGIPGIIGAVGQIGNTGPKGKRGEKGDRGEVGRGHPGMPGPPGIPGLPGRPGQAINGKDGDRGSPGAPGEAGRPGLPGPVGLPGFCEPAACLGASAYASARLTEPGSIKGP, encoded by the exons ATGGCCTCTGCGGCCGCCCCCCGCAGCCTCCTCGTTCTCCTCCAGGTGCTCGGGCTCGCCCTGGCGCAGATC AGAGGTCCCCCGGGAGAGCGGGGCCCCCCAGGACCCCCGGGGCCGCCGGGAGTGCCTGGATCCGACGGCATCGAC GGTGACAAGGGGCCCCCAGGAAAAGCTGGCCCTCCG GGAGTCAAGGGAGAGCCTGGCAAAGCCGGGCCCGATGGGCCAGACGGGAAGCCCGGGATTGAC GGTTTACCTGGAGCCAAGGGGGAGCCTGGTGCCATTGGGACCCCTGGAACCAAG GGCCAACCTGGGCTCCCTGGTCCTCCTGGCCTGCCG GGCCCTGGTTTTGCTGGACCTCCT GGACCACCTGGACCTGTTGGCCTTCCTGGTGAGATTGGAATCACAGGCCCCAAG GGGGATCCTGGACCAGAGGGACCAGCGGGGCCCCCGGGACCCCCTGGGAAACCG GGTCGCCCGGGAACCATCCAGGGCCTGGAAGGCAGCGCGGACTTCCTG TGTCCAACCAACTGTCCAGCGGGTGCCAAAGGCcccccagggctgcagggtgTGAAG GGACATCCGGGCAAACGCGGGGCTCTGGGTGATCCTGGCCGCCAGGGGAAGCCG GGTCCCAAGGGAGATGTGGGTGCCTCTGGAGAGCAAGGCATCCCTGGACCACCG GGTCCCCAGGGCATCAGGGGCTACCCAGGCATGGCGGGACCCAAGGGAGAGATG ggtCCTCCTGGATATAAAGGCATGGTGGGCTCTATCGGAGCCGTTGGGCCACCG GGTGAGGAAGGTCCGAGGGGGCCGCCAGGCCGAGCTGGGGAGAAGGGTGACGTG GGCAGCCAAGGTGTTCGAGGACTCCAGGGGATCCCAGGCCCGAAGGGAGCAACG GGCCCCCCAGGCATCGACGGCAAGGACGGGACCCCAGGCACACCTGGCATGAAG ggCAGCGCAGGACAGGCAGGGCGGCCGGGAAGCCCAGGCCACCAGGGCCTAGCG GGCGTGCCCGGCCAGCCTGGGACAAAAGGAAGCCCTGGAGACCAG GGTGACCCAGGCCGGCAGGGCCTCCCTGGAATCTCTGGGCCCCCTGGGAAGGAG gGAGAGCCAGGGCCTCCAGGAGAAACTGGTCCCCCAGGCATCATGGGCCAGAAG GGTGACCAGGGTGAGAGGGGGCCAGTGGGGCAGCCAGGCCCTCAAGGACAGCAG GGCCCCAAGGGGGAGCAGGGCCCCCCCGGAATTCCAGGGCCCCAAGGCTTGCCAGGCATCAAGGGAGACAAG GGCTCCCCAGGGAAGACCGGGCCCCGTGGCGGAGTG GGTGACCCAGGCGTGGCCGGCCTTccgggagagaaaggagagaag GGCGAGTCTGGCGAGCCCGGGCCGAAGGGACAG CAAGGAGTCCGCGGCGAACCTGGCTACCCTGGCCCCAGCGGGGATGCAGGCGCCCCAGGGGTGCAGGGCTACCCTGGGCTTCCTGGCCCTCGAGGACTGGCCGGAGACCGAGGCTTGCCGGGACAGCCTGGGAGACAGGGCCTGGCG GGCCGAGATGCCAGCGACCAGCACATCGTGGATGTGGTGCTGAAGATGATGCAAG AGCAACTGGCAGAGGTAGCTGTGAGTGCCAAGCGAGAAGCCCTGGGTGCTGCAGGGATGGTGGGCCCCCCAGGACCTCCTGGGCCTCCTGGGTACCCAGGCAAGCAGGGACCCCATGGGCACCCTGGCCCTCGGGGCATTCCTGGCATCATAGGAGCTGTGGGACAGATTGGCAACACGGGGCCCAAGG GAAAACGTGGAGAGAAGGGTGATCGAGGTGAAGTGGGACGTGGGCACCCCGGGATGCCTGGGCCCCCAGGAATCCCAG GTCTCCCTGGCCGGCCTGGCCAGGCAATCAATGGCAAGGATGGAGACCGAGGGTCCCCAGGGGCTCCAGGAGAGGCAGGCCGACCTGGCCTGCCAGGCCCCGTGGGGCTGCCAGGCTTCTGTGAGCCTGCAGCCTGTCTCGGAGCCTCAGCCTATGCCTCTGCCCGCCTTACGGAACCCGGATCCATCAAAGGGCCATGA